The Streptomyces sp. NBC_01244 genome contains a region encoding:
- a CDS encoding non-ribosomal peptide synthetase, with the protein MRSSTLEQIYPLTPLQSGLYFHARVADRAADVYTAQLTLDLSGPLDTALLRRACAVVVARHQALRAGFRGRPDGDPIQFVVRGADAPWSEEDLSDLNENSRAARRRALLATERARPFDLARPPLLRFLLIRNGGSEHTLVLTNHHLVLDGWSYPLLVQEVFHAYSQKGDVGALPSAAPYLAYHQWLGSQDTDTALAAWQAALSGVEPGLVAPDLAGVVVPERPETVTVRIPAGPTAALGEIARNCQTTLNTVVQGIWALFLARLTNSEEVVLGTVVSGRSPDLPGVQSLVGLLANTVPLPVRLQADEPLRDYFARLHQVQADLLPHHHADLAALQRALARPTLFDTVIAFENYPVNAAAGDELAPGLRLVNADIQDSTHYPLSLTVVPGTSMELRLTHRPGFLSADDMDTWARRLVRMATVVAEGTARTVAEVDGLSAEERAQLVAAGDGETRPVPPGTLADEFERQVARTPDAVALQFSAQQVTYRELNSRANRLARKLVEAGAGVGRRVALLLPRSADLVVALVAVLKSGAAYVPMDPGLPAHRIRFMMEDAAPTVVIATEGADRTPWGGAAAVLAVPGVPDGFTAAVAGRSDADLSGEAPVTSRAADEAASIIYTSGSTGRPKGVVASHRAVLNRIAWYTTEFGFRPDETMVAKTTLSFVDGSMELLSALIAGARLALVDDATARSASALVDLIGQLGENRITVVPSLLRAILDDADSRDADLTSCRLWISSGEALPADLVARFTRLLPGSRLVNFYGASEACADSLFSVCDAQTDVALGHPIWNTRALVLDSWRRLLPDGVTGELYLAGAGLAEGYLGQPSLTAERFLDCPFSPGGERMYRTGDLVRRRADGSLEYHGRADRQVKIRGVRVEPGEVEAVLGAHPLVGHAVVVDQLDQHGERRLVAFVTAADDGPDPVPSELRDAVRRQLPEHMVPSMVVPVDAIPMTPSGKIDRDALPTADFGALSRGRAPRGRTEEVLCRVFARVLGLGQVTAEDSFFDLGGHSLLATRLVSRIRAELGVEVDLRTVFEAPTTAQLALRLESGSGRVRPTLRPENRPEVIPLSPVQQRLWFLNRLHGSRGGESLSAAIRLDGELNVAALELALNDLVAGHESLRTVYPDWDGTPQQIVLDPEESPVELPVTAVTEQELTAELASASRKPFDLTFDSPLTAHLFRIGARRHVLLLTVHHIACDGWSLVPLARDTAAAYAARSAGDAPAVPALTVQYADYTLWHRRLLGDPADPDSETSRQVRFWQRELAGLPEQWPPGRLSSELPLGVTVRTRIGAVAGSALRGLARDAGVSPFMVFHAALLAVLTGSGHGTDLAVGTAVAGRTDDALEHLVGFFVNTLVLRTDTSGDPTFRELLGRVSSTDTAAYAHQDVPFDHLVQALNPARDIGRIPFFQVMLAFQNNRAPAIRLPGLTVDLGNVPDDFARFPVRFEVIDQPQAGAHQGEVDINLTYAVDLVSAGTAQELLGRYARVLESVARNPELRLSEVTESAVA; encoded by the coding sequence ATGCGTTCATCCACACTGGAGCAGATCTACCCGCTCACCCCACTGCAATCGGGGCTCTACTTCCACGCCCGCGTCGCCGACCGGGCCGCGGACGTCTACACCGCGCAGCTCACCCTGGACCTGTCCGGCCCGCTGGACACGGCGCTCCTCAGGCGGGCCTGCGCCGTCGTCGTGGCACGGCACCAGGCGCTGCGGGCCGGCTTCCGCGGCCGGCCCGACGGTGACCCGATCCAGTTCGTCGTGCGGGGTGCCGACGCGCCCTGGTCCGAGGAGGACCTCAGCGACCTGAACGAGAACAGCCGGGCCGCCCGGCGGCGGGCCCTGCTCGCCACTGAGCGGGCGCGGCCGTTCGACCTCGCGCGGCCGCCGCTGCTGCGCTTCCTCCTGATCCGCAACGGCGGCTCGGAGCACACCCTCGTCCTGACCAACCATCACCTGGTACTCGACGGTTGGTCCTACCCCCTCCTGGTGCAGGAGGTCTTCCACGCGTACAGCCAGAAGGGCGACGTCGGAGCGTTGCCGTCGGCCGCCCCGTATCTCGCCTACCACCAGTGGCTGGGCAGCCAGGACACCGACACCGCCCTGGCCGCCTGGCAGGCGGCGCTGTCCGGCGTCGAGCCGGGCCTGGTTGCACCCGACCTCGCGGGCGTCGTGGTGCCCGAACGCCCCGAGACCGTCACCGTACGGATTCCCGCCGGCCCGACGGCCGCGCTCGGTGAGATCGCGCGCAATTGCCAAACCACGCTGAACACGGTGGTGCAGGGCATCTGGGCGCTGTTCCTCGCGCGGCTCACCAACAGCGAGGAGGTCGTACTGGGAACGGTGGTCTCCGGGCGTTCACCCGACCTGCCCGGAGTGCAGTCCCTCGTCGGCCTGCTGGCCAACACCGTGCCACTGCCGGTGCGGCTCCAGGCCGACGAGCCGCTGCGCGACTACTTCGCACGCCTGCACCAAGTGCAGGCCGACCTGCTCCCCCACCACCACGCCGACCTGGCGGCCCTGCAACGGGCACTGGCCAGGCCGACCCTGTTCGACACCGTGATCGCCTTCGAGAACTACCCGGTGAACGCCGCAGCGGGAGACGAACTCGCTCCGGGACTGCGGCTGGTGAACGCGGACATCCAGGATTCGACGCACTATCCCCTGAGCCTCACGGTGGTGCCGGGCACCAGCATGGAACTCCGGCTCACCCACCGACCGGGCTTCCTCTCCGCAGACGACATGGACACCTGGGCCCGGCGGCTGGTCCGGATGGCCACCGTGGTCGCCGAGGGCACCGCCCGTACGGTGGCAGAGGTGGACGGGCTGTCGGCCGAGGAACGCGCACAGCTCGTCGCCGCAGGCGACGGCGAGACCCGCCCGGTGCCGCCGGGCACCCTGGCCGACGAGTTCGAGCGCCAGGTGGCCCGGACTCCGGACGCGGTGGCGCTGCAGTTCAGTGCTCAGCAGGTCACCTACCGCGAACTCAACTCCCGAGCCAACCGGTTGGCCCGGAAGCTCGTCGAGGCGGGGGCCGGCGTGGGCCGACGCGTCGCACTGCTGCTGCCCAGATCGGCCGACCTGGTCGTCGCCCTGGTCGCGGTGCTGAAGAGCGGCGCCGCCTACGTGCCGATGGACCCGGGCCTGCCGGCTCACCGAATCCGCTTCATGATGGAGGACGCCGCGCCGACCGTGGTGATCGCCACCGAGGGAGCCGACCGGACTCCCTGGGGCGGCGCCGCCGCCGTCCTGGCCGTCCCCGGTGTCCCGGACGGCTTCACGGCAGCGGTGGCGGGCAGGTCTGACGCCGATCTCAGCGGAGAAGCCCCGGTCACCAGCCGGGCGGCCGACGAGGCCGCGTCGATCATCTACACCTCCGGCTCGACCGGCCGCCCCAAGGGTGTGGTCGCGAGCCATCGCGCCGTGCTCAACCGGATCGCCTGGTACACCACCGAGTTCGGCTTCCGGCCTGACGAGACCATGGTGGCGAAGACCACTCTGAGCTTCGTCGACGGCTCCATGGAGCTGCTGAGCGCGCTGATCGCGGGCGCGCGGCTGGCTCTCGTCGACGACGCCACGGCGCGCAGTGCGAGTGCTCTGGTCGACCTGATTGGGCAGCTCGGCGAGAACCGCATCACGGTCGTGCCCAGTCTGCTGAGGGCGATCCTGGACGACGCCGATTCCCGGGACGCCGATCTGACGTCCTGCCGGCTTTGGATCTCCAGTGGCGAAGCGCTGCCCGCAGACCTGGTGGCACGTTTCACGAGGCTGCTCCCGGGCTCCCGGCTGGTCAACTTCTACGGCGCGTCCGAGGCGTGCGCGGACAGCCTGTTCTCGGTCTGCGACGCTCAAACCGACGTCGCCCTGGGGCACCCGATCTGGAACACCCGGGCTCTCGTCCTGGACTCTTGGCGGCGTCTGCTGCCGGACGGTGTGACCGGCGAGCTCTACCTCGCCGGTGCGGGCCTGGCCGAGGGCTACCTGGGCCAGCCCTCGCTGACGGCCGAGCGTTTCCTGGACTGCCCCTTCAGCCCGGGCGGCGAGCGCATGTACCGAACCGGCGACCTGGTCCGCCGCCGCGCGGACGGCAGCCTCGAGTACCACGGACGCGCCGACCGCCAGGTGAAGATCCGCGGCGTGCGGGTCGAGCCCGGCGAGGTCGAAGCGGTGCTCGGCGCACACCCGCTGGTCGGCCACGCAGTGGTGGTGGACCAGCTCGACCAGCACGGCGAACGGCGCCTTGTCGCGTTCGTCACTGCCGCCGACGACGGGCCGGATCCGGTCCCGTCGGAGCTGCGGGACGCGGTGCGGCGGCAGCTGCCGGAGCACATGGTGCCATCGATGGTGGTTCCCGTGGACGCGATCCCGATGACCCCGAGCGGCAAGATCGACCGTGATGCGCTGCCGACCGCGGACTTCGGGGCACTCTCACGGGGCCGGGCTCCGCGTGGTCGTACCGAGGAGGTGCTCTGCCGCGTGTTCGCCCGGGTGCTCGGCCTCGGTCAGGTCACCGCGGAGGACTCGTTCTTCGACCTGGGCGGGCACTCGCTGCTGGCCACCCGGCTGGTCAGCCGGATCCGCGCGGAGCTCGGGGTCGAGGTGGACCTGCGGACCGTGTTCGAGGCTCCGACCACCGCCCAGCTCGCCCTGCGTCTGGAGTCCGGATCGGGCCGCGTCCGGCCCACCCTGCGCCCTGAGAACCGCCCGGAGGTGATCCCGCTCAGTCCGGTGCAGCAGCGGCTGTGGTTCCTAAACCGGCTCCACGGTTCGCGCGGCGGCGAGAGCCTCTCCGCCGCCATCCGGCTGGACGGCGAGCTGAACGTTGCCGCGTTGGAGCTCGCCCTGAACGACCTGGTGGCCGGGCACGAGAGCCTGCGCACCGTGTACCCGGACTGGGACGGCACCCCGCAGCAGATCGTCCTCGACCCCGAGGAGAGCCCGGTCGAGCTACCGGTGACCGCCGTCACCGAGCAGGAGCTGACCGCCGAGCTGGCATCGGCCTCGCGCAAGCCGTTCGACCTGACCTTCGACTCGCCGCTCACCGCCCACCTCTTCCGGATCGGCGCACGGCGTCACGTACTGCTGCTCACCGTCCACCACATCGCCTGCGACGGGTGGTCGCTGGTGCCACTGGCTCGCGACACGGCCGCGGCCTACGCGGCACGCAGCGCGGGCGACGCACCGGCCGTGCCCGCCCTGACGGTGCAGTACGCCGACTACACGCTCTGGCATCGGCGCCTGCTCGGGGACCCGGCCGATCCGGACAGCGAGACCAGCCGGCAGGTCCGGTTCTGGCAGCGCGAGCTGGCGGGCCTCCCGGAGCAGTGGCCGCCGGGCCGGCTCAGCTCGGAGCTGCCCTTGGGCGTGACCGTCCGGACCCGGATCGGCGCCGTCGCCGGGTCTGCCCTGCGCGGTCTGGCCCGCGACGCCGGCGTCAGCCCGTTCATGGTGTTCCACGCCGCTCTGCTGGCAGTCCTCACGGGCTCCGGGCACGGCACCGACCTGGCCGTCGGCACGGCGGTGGCGGGCCGGACCGACGACGCCTTGGAACACCTGGTCGGCTTCTTCGTCAACACCCTGGTGCTACGGACCGACACCTCGGGCGACCCCACCTTCCGGGAGTTGCTCGGCCGGGTCAGTAGCACGGACACCGCGGCCTACGCCCACCAGGACGTCCCCTTCGACCATCTCGTCCAGGCTCTCAACCCGGCCCGTGACATCGGGCGGATCCCCTTCTTCCAGGTGATGCTCGCCTTCCAGAACAATCGTGCCCCGGCCATCAGGCTGCCCGGGCTCACCGTCGACCTCGGCAACGTTCCGGACGACTTCGCGCGCTTTCCCGTCCGCTTCGAGGTCATCGACCAGCCCCAGGCCGGCGCCCACCAGGGTGAGGTGGACATCAACCTGACCTACGCGGTCGACCTCGTCAGTGCCGGCACGGCGCAGGAGCTCCTCGGACGGTACGCACGAGTGCTCGAATCCGTGGCGAGGAACCCCGAGCTGAGACTGAGTGAGGTGACCGAGAGTGCGGTCGCCTGA
- a CDS encoding condensation domain-containing protein: MSSVFQQDDRLTTGGPEPVPTYLPLSQAQLGMWLADQAGPGGSRHQIAEYFDVAGALDAPAFVRAASQALWEAEALRVRVADLPDGPRQFLVPVPDEPVVLLDLSGEPDPEAAAFGWMRAELTRPVDVTAEPLFTIALLTLSGQRTLWFQRAHHLAVDGHGAALFTERVAVLYAEAVRGAAPSRSPFAPLTAVLATEVEYYASPDVDRDRDHWLRAMADHPVPVSLSDRPWRHCTTTTRRSLRLSSAQDELLRSAFGRALAPAAVAATAALLHRATGAEDVLLSLPVLSRRGQAARVTPSMSSNVVPLRLTVRGQATFAELTDQATAAIKLALAHQRYRAEDLHRNLGHRRGERGLTATSVNVMAFPYEFAIGGLPVTAHNLSNGPVPDLAVAICRRPGSGLAVDLDAGAELHRPEDADRYLDSLVGLLTDAARNPRRRIADAGGPAATAVTRGGDAAPGTQPSIAPTARTAGAPVASGARDTEAAEQFLTGLFQDVLGLEACRADDSFFELGGDSVMAIQLVARAREAGWALTLKQVFANETAAALVDVVERVERQAGADPREEHDPFSGPVPATPMTTRLGELTEEADGYHQSLVLRTPSDLTEDGLRSVLQSLLDHHDLLRARSVAPGHSLVVDPPRSGSAAALIERIDATGLDADELATAAADHASATAARLRPRAGVMLRACWFDRGPAATGALLLVVHHLAVDAVSWRVLLRDLEVGWAAYQTGREPRLAPVSTSFGRWAAGLSAEAHTPGRITELAHWQEVLSEAEPLFGNRSPVPATDTAATSVRVATRLDPTVTGPLLADAPAAFHGSVPDVVLGALAVAIARHRAALALPSDTGVLVDVEGHGRNDEATGCDTSRTIGWFTSIHPVRLFAGTGHHTEPAARRRAAGAAVALVKEQLRAAPDDGFGFGLLRYLNNDTAARLRRLPTPQILFNYLGRVVEPGSADWAPLSGVDVLRDGRPADMPASHTLTLDVLVVEEGGKPELRALWSSPAGCVGQAELEELSRRWCEALADVSAHVGTMSMSIHTPSDFFLKGLSQAEIDELESELEGCQ; this comes from the coding sequence ATGAGTTCCGTGTTCCAGCAGGACGACCGGCTGACGACCGGCGGGCCCGAGCCGGTCCCCACGTATCTGCCGCTGTCGCAGGCGCAGCTAGGCATGTGGCTGGCGGACCAGGCCGGGCCGGGTGGGAGCCGCCACCAGATCGCCGAGTACTTCGACGTGGCCGGCGCCCTCGACGCCCCGGCCTTCGTCCGCGCGGCGTCACAGGCCCTGTGGGAAGCCGAGGCCCTGCGCGTCAGAGTGGCGGACCTGCCCGACGGTCCCCGCCAGTTCCTGGTCCCGGTGCCGGACGAGCCGGTCGTCCTCCTGGACCTGAGCGGGGAACCGGACCCGGAGGCAGCCGCGTTCGGCTGGATGCGGGCGGAACTGACCCGGCCGGTCGACGTCACCGCCGAACCGCTCTTCACCATCGCGCTGCTGACCCTGTCCGGGCAGCGCACGCTGTGGTTCCAGCGTGCCCACCACCTGGCCGTCGACGGCCACGGCGCGGCCCTGTTCACCGAACGGGTCGCCGTTCTCTACGCGGAGGCCGTGCGCGGTGCCGCGCCGTCGCGCTCCCCATTCGCCCCTCTCACCGCGGTGCTCGCGACCGAGGTGGAGTACTACGCGTCACCGGACGTCGACCGGGACCGGGACCACTGGCTACGGGCGATGGCGGACCATCCGGTGCCCGTCTCGCTGTCCGACCGGCCGTGGCGCCACTGCACCACCACGACCCGCCGCTCCCTACGGCTCTCGTCCGCCCAGGACGAGCTGCTGCGGTCGGCGTTCGGCCGGGCTCTCGCACCTGCCGCCGTCGCCGCCACCGCGGCGCTGCTGCACCGGGCTACCGGTGCCGAAGACGTGCTGCTCTCCCTCCCCGTCCTCTCGCGCCGGGGGCAGGCGGCGCGGGTGACTCCCAGCATGTCGTCGAACGTCGTACCGCTGCGGCTGACCGTCCGGGGCCAGGCGACGTTCGCCGAGCTCACCGACCAGGCAACCGCGGCGATCAAGCTCGCGCTGGCCCACCAGCGCTACCGTGCCGAGGACCTGCACCGCAACCTGGGCCACCGCAGGGGCGAGCGCGGGCTCACCGCGACCTCGGTCAACGTGATGGCCTTCCCGTACGAGTTCGCCATCGGCGGGCTCCCGGTCACGGCCCACAACCTCTCGAACGGCCCGGTGCCCGATCTCGCTGTCGCGATCTGCCGTCGGCCGGGCTCCGGGCTGGCAGTCGACCTGGACGCGGGCGCCGAACTGCACCGCCCCGAGGACGCGGACCGGTACCTCGACTCCCTGGTCGGACTGCTGACGGACGCGGCCCGCAACCCCCGGCGCCGCATCGCGGACGCCGGAGGACCGGCCGCCACAGCGGTGACGCGCGGTGGCGACGCCGCGCCCGGGACCCAGCCGTCGATCGCGCCCACCGCCCGGACAGCCGGTGCTCCGGTGGCCTCGGGAGCGCGGGACACCGAGGCCGCCGAGCAGTTCCTGACGGGGCTGTTCCAGGACGTCCTGGGTCTGGAGGCCTGCCGGGCCGACGACAGCTTCTTCGAGCTCGGTGGCGACAGCGTGATGGCGATCCAGCTCGTCGCCCGGGCCCGCGAGGCCGGCTGGGCGCTGACCCTGAAGCAGGTTTTCGCCAACGAGACCGCCGCCGCCCTGGTCGATGTCGTCGAACGCGTGGAACGCCAGGCCGGCGCCGACCCGCGCGAGGAGCACGACCCCTTCAGCGGGCCGGTACCGGCCACTCCGATGACCACCCGACTCGGCGAGCTCACCGAGGAGGCCGACGGCTATCACCAGTCGCTGGTGCTCCGCACACCGTCGGACCTCACCGAGGACGGGCTGCGATCCGTCCTTCAGAGCCTGCTGGACCATCACGACCTTCTGCGCGCCCGGTCGGTCGCGCCGGGCCACTCGCTCGTGGTCGACCCGCCACGCTCGGGCTCGGCGGCCGCGCTGATCGAGCGGATCGATGCGACCGGCCTCGACGCGGACGAGCTCGCCACGGCGGCCGCCGACCACGCGTCGGCCACCGCCGCCCGGCTTCGGCCCCGCGCGGGGGTCATGCTCCGGGCCTGCTGGTTCGATCGCGGTCCGGCGGCGACCGGGGCTCTGCTCCTCGTCGTGCACCACCTCGCGGTGGACGCCGTCTCCTGGCGGGTGCTGCTCCGTGACCTGGAGGTCGGCTGGGCCGCGTACCAGACCGGTCGGGAGCCGCGCCTCGCCCCGGTCTCGACCTCGTTCGGACGCTGGGCCGCCGGGCTGAGCGCCGAGGCGCACACGCCCGGCCGGATCACCGAACTGGCCCACTGGCAGGAGGTGCTGAGCGAGGCGGAGCCCCTGTTCGGCAATCGCTCGCCGGTCCCGGCGACCGACACCGCCGCCACCAGTGTCCGGGTGGCCACCCGCCTCGACCCAACCGTCACCGGCCCACTGCTCGCCGACGCACCCGCCGCCTTCCACGGCTCCGTGCCGGACGTGGTGCTGGGCGCCCTGGCCGTCGCCATCGCCCGCCACCGCGCGGCGCTCGCGCTGCCGTCGGACACCGGCGTCTTGGTGGACGTCGAGGGCCACGGCCGGAACGACGAGGCAACCGGCTGCGACACCAGCCGCACCATCGGCTGGTTCACCAGCATCCACCCGGTCCGGCTGTTCGCAGGCACCGGCCACCACACGGAACCCGCCGCGCGGCGGAGGGCCGCCGGGGCAGCCGTGGCACTGGTCAAGGAACAACTGCGCGCGGCGCCCGACGACGGCTTCGGCTTCGGTCTGCTGCGGTACCTGAACAACGACACGGCCGCGCGGCTCCGCCGGCTGCCGACGCCACAGATCCTGTTCAACTACCTGGGTCGGGTCGTCGAGCCCGGATCCGCCGACTGGGCGCCGTTGTCCGGTGTGGACGTGCTGCGTGACGGCCGCCCTGCCGACATGCCGGCCAGTCACACGCTGACCCTCGACGTGCTGGTCGTGGAGGAGGGCGGGAAGCCGGAGTTGCGCGCGCTGTGGAGCTCGCCGGCCGGCTGCGTCGGCCAGGCCGAACTAGAGGAGCTGTCCCGCCGGTGGTGCGAGGCCCTGGCGGACGTCTCCGCTCACGTCGGCACCATGTCGATGAGCATCCACACCCCCTCCGACTTTTTTCTGAAGGGGCTGAGTCAGGCGGAGATCGACGAGTTGGAGTCCGAGCTGGAGGGGTGTCAGTAA
- a CDS encoding CocE/NonD family hydrolase — translation MTTRTQDDDRSADGLPRAGVIGLLLELRQADVRVWTSEGQLRWQAATGEVDAALRNRLTQETDAIVAFLEDMDSVESSTHYVTMRDGVRIAVDVFRPKRDGEVVTTPLPAIWCHDRYHRSDIVDGIPRTKLDTRPWLREVLKQGYVIAAADSRGSGASTGSRGQEFSPEETRDAYEITEWLAAQEWCSGNIGMFGESYLGITQFLAAGTAPPSLKAIFPQVALFDLYSFLYPGGILRHDFIHNWGTRVRALDTQLEAAPVQDDDDAVREAVAGHQVNADVFARALTLPFRDSRSPEDDGLPFERQSPASAVAAVRESPVAIYQLAGWHDIWVRDAFQWHANLGGPRKLIVGDWSHDGREGADLATEHLRWFDHWLKGIDTGVMDEPSIRYYRRSAAPGEQWRGTEQWPPAEVRTERLYFAAGDDEPLASVNDGALTTAEPSRLGGMDEFVVDYTASSGTATRWTNGYGGPFGYPPMTANDANALTYTTPPLTQALEVTGHPVIRLWVTSTHPDGDFFVYLEDVAPDGESHYVTEGVVRASHRALGTAPYDNLGLPYFPSAEADCHDLPEEPTALTVDLHPISHVFGPGHRLRIAVTGCDRDNARTPVHYPPPVVQIHRRGPQASYVDLPVFPTSQS, via the coding sequence ATGACGACACGGACGCAGGACGACGACCGGTCGGCCGACGGGCTACCGCGCGCCGGTGTCATCGGGCTGCTGTTGGAGCTCAGGCAGGCTGACGTACGGGTGTGGACCTCCGAGGGGCAGCTCCGGTGGCAGGCCGCCACCGGGGAGGTCGACGCCGCGCTGCGCAACCGGCTCACGCAGGAGACCGACGCGATCGTGGCCTTCCTGGAGGACATGGACTCGGTCGAGTCGTCCACCCACTACGTGACCATGCGCGACGGCGTGCGCATCGCGGTCGACGTCTTCCGTCCGAAGCGGGACGGCGAGGTGGTCACCACCCCGCTGCCCGCGATCTGGTGCCACGACCGCTACCACCGGTCCGACATCGTCGACGGGATTCCGCGCACCAAGCTGGACACCCGGCCCTGGCTGCGCGAGGTCCTGAAGCAGGGCTACGTGATCGCCGCCGCCGACTCACGCGGCAGCGGAGCGTCCACCGGCTCACGCGGCCAGGAGTTCTCGCCGGAGGAGACCCGGGACGCCTACGAGATCACCGAGTGGCTGGCGGCCCAGGAATGGTGCAGCGGCAACATCGGCATGTTCGGCGAGTCCTACCTCGGCATCACGCAGTTCCTGGCCGCCGGTACGGCCCCGCCCAGCCTGAAGGCGATCTTCCCGCAGGTCGCGCTGTTCGACCTGTACTCCTTCCTCTACCCGGGCGGGATCCTGCGGCACGACTTCATCCACAACTGGGGCACCCGGGTCCGGGCCCTCGACACCCAGCTGGAGGCCGCCCCGGTCCAGGACGACGACGACGCGGTGCGCGAGGCGGTCGCCGGTCATCAGGTCAACGCCGACGTGTTCGCCAGGGCGCTCACCCTGCCGTTCCGCGACAGCCGCAGCCCCGAGGACGACGGACTCCCCTTCGAACGCCAGAGCCCTGCCTCCGCCGTGGCTGCGGTCCGCGAATCCCCGGTCGCCATCTACCAGTTGGCCGGATGGCACGACATCTGGGTCCGGGACGCATTCCAATGGCACGCCAACCTGGGCGGGCCGCGCAAGCTGATCGTCGGCGACTGGTCCCACGACGGCCGAGAGGGCGCCGACCTCGCCACGGAGCACCTCCGCTGGTTCGACCACTGGCTGAAGGGGATCGACACCGGCGTCATGGACGAGCCGTCGATCCGCTACTACCGGCGGTCCGCCGCCCCGGGCGAACAGTGGCGCGGCACCGAGCAGTGGCCGCCGGCCGAGGTACGTACGGAACGGCTGTACTTCGCCGCAGGGGACGACGAGCCGCTCGCCTCCGTCAACGACGGCGCACTCACCACCGCCGAGCCCTCCCGGCTCGGCGGCATGGACGAGTTCGTGGTCGACTACACGGCTTCGTCGGGCACCGCGACCCGCTGGACCAACGGCTACGGCGGCCCCTTCGGCTACCCCCCGATGACCGCGAACGACGCCAACGCCCTGACGTACACCACCCCTCCGCTGACCCAGGCCCTGGAGGTGACCGGTCATCCGGTCATCCGGCTCTGGGTCACCTCGACGCACCCGGACGGCGACTTCTTCGTGTACCTGGAAGACGTGGCCCCCGACGGGGAGTCGCACTACGTGACCGAAGGGGTGGTCCGGGCTTCGCACCGCGCGCTCGGCACCGCGCCGTACGACAACCTCGGCCTGCCCTACTTCCCGAGCGCTGAGGCCGACTGCCACGACCTTCCCGAGGAGCCCACCGCCCTCACGGTGGACCTGCACCCGATCTCCCATGTCTTCGGCCCCGGCCACCGCCTGCGCATCGCGGTCACCGGATGCGATCGCGACAACGCGCGCACGCCCGTGCACTACCCGCCGCCGGTCGTGCAGATCCACCGGCGTGGTCCGCAGGCGTCCTACGTGGACCTTCCCGTCTTCCCCACCAGTCAGAGCTGA